One Glandiceps talaboti chromosome 20, keGlaTala1.1, whole genome shotgun sequence genomic region harbors:
- the LOC144450935 gene encoding uncharacterized protein LOC144450935, which translates to MEVWVKAIAVLALLVVLLIVTLLPLSFGYIDYYEYGFRKQRSTGKVYTDRVYTQGRHFIGVDYTFVKFPSTTQTVLISNLTVFTEDQEEVNLTFTVHYTLWEYDLNLLYEAYSTNYETVMVLRSKQAVKRISLTRSSTDFVEQRELVETNLFNEVRNEISGSCCEKGCEETVRGCRPIGCRRYEFCNEGDKGIYISVKSVDLLLVVPSSTLQSVYLTQAMSEVRVKTKRYEQDSAVIKKETELKVTDILNEAEEIMSSSNAEAFLIREQAEADARAKTDTAHNTGIDNVFQTLSIVNVEHKTSFIYLRTLRYMKNVYLSVNFDQLTMSTNVAMVPNEKSNSEVTNEQTNKQQY; encoded by the exons TATGGTTTCAGAAAACAACGGTCTACAGGAAAGGTTTACACTGATCGAGTGTACACACAGGGTCGACACTTCATTGGAGTTGACTATACCTTTGTCAAATTTCCATCGACAACACAGACGGTATTGATTAGTAATCTTACTGTGTTTACTGAAGATCAGGAAGAG GTAAACCTTACATTTACTGTTCACTACACTCTTTGGGAATATGATTTGAATCTTCTATACGAGGCTTACTCGACCAATTACGAGACAGTTATGGTGTTGAGATCGAAACAGGCCGTAAAGAGGATATCGTTAACACGTAGTTCCACAGATTTCGTGGAACAGAGAGAATTAGTCGAGACTAATCTATTTAATGAGGTTAGAAATGAGATAAGTGGTTCTTGTTGCGAAAAAGGATGTGAAGAAACAGTACGGG GTTGTCGTCCTATTGGATGTAGAAGATACGAATTCTGCAATGAAGGTGATAAAGGGATATACATATCAGTTAAGTCTGTAGATTTACTACTGGTAGTACCAAGTTCTACCTTGCAGTCGGTGTATCTTACTCAGGCTATGAGTGAAGTCAGAGtcaaaacaaaaagatatgAACAGGACTCGGCTGTGATAAAGAAAGAAACTGAGTTAAAG GTAACAGATATATTGAACGAGGCTGAAGAAATAATGTCATCAAGTAATGCCGAAGCGTTTTTGATCCGTGAACAAGCCGAAGCAGACGCAAGAGCCAAAACAGACACAGCTCATAATACTGGAATTGATAACGTGTTTCAAACACTTAGTATTGTAAATGTGGAACACAAAACATCGTTTATTTATTTGAGGACCTTGAGATACATGAAAAATGTGTATTTGAGTGTAAATTTTGACCAACTAACCATGTCAacaaatgttgccatggtaccgAACGAGAAAAGTAACAGTGAAGTCActaatgaacaaacaaacaaacaacaatattaa